The proteins below come from a single Prolixibacter sp. NT017 genomic window:
- a CDS encoding carboxypeptidase-like regulatory domain-containing protein, translating to MRHKIAALVIAFFLPGILFAQNKTETIKGIVIDNATGKPVQYANIGIEGTFLGSASNASGQFEFNVPASEKSGYLYASAVGYETVKKAVSSINSGESIVLKMEPQSYKIEDVDISAQSLVLYRILREASQKISDNYLLGPLSSQAYYRNDITENGKLIHHREAAVEISDKTGYVKETPAQEQKDINYRFMEVRTNFPVSSLADGMTQMDELLSYDIVRNSSGILNNKFLHDYDLTLDQVTQLDGDSIWVINYTLNHPDISHTGDFYVTAYKGKIYISKKNYAVVKNETWVTASNYSRQGRSFAVTGKSNLKPVEIHYNFTTSYRKKGNKYTLGFTKATRQNVWQNNQTGNKQTIVYQTYLLPSVIETVHPNMLTQREYFVNKPYNKAFWDSFNSMVQ from the coding sequence ATGAGACACAAAATAGCCGCCCTTGTTATTGCCTTTTTCCTTCCGGGAATATTGTTTGCACAGAATAAAACCGAGACCATTAAAGGTATTGTGATTGACAATGCCACCGGCAAACCGGTTCAGTATGCCAATATTGGAATTGAAGGAACGTTCCTTGGTTCGGCCAGTAATGCCTCCGGACAGTTCGAGTTCAATGTTCCGGCATCGGAGAAAAGCGGTTACCTGTACGCTTCGGCAGTAGGCTACGAAACGGTAAAGAAAGCTGTCAGCTCCATCAATTCAGGCGAATCCATTGTCCTGAAAATGGAACCTCAATCATACAAAATCGAGGATGTCGACATCAGCGCACAGTCGCTGGTTCTCTATCGCATTCTGCGCGAAGCTTCCCAGAAAATCAGCGACAACTACCTGCTGGGGCCTTTGAGTTCGCAGGCATACTACCGGAACGACATCACCGAAAACGGAAAGTTAATTCATCACCGCGAAGCGGCAGTGGAAATCTCCGACAAAACCGGCTATGTAAAAGAAACGCCGGCCCAGGAACAAAAAGACATCAACTACCGGTTCATGGAAGTCCGGACGAACTTCCCGGTTTCTTCACTGGCCGACGGAATGACTCAAATGGATGAATTGCTGAGCTACGACATTGTCCGGAACAGCTCGGGAATTCTGAACAACAAATTTCTTCATGACTACGATTTGACGCTCGACCAGGTAACTCAACTTGACGGCGACTCCATCTGGGTAATCAATTACACGCTGAATCATCCGGACATTAGTCACACCGGCGACTTTTATGTCACCGCCTACAAAGGAAAAATTTACATCAGCAAGAAGAATTATGCGGTGGTGAAAAACGAAACCTGGGTAACAGCTTCCAATTACAGCCGCCAGGGACGCTCGTTCGCCGTCACCGGAAAGTCTAATTTAAAACCAGTCGAGATTCATTATAATTTCACCACCTCCTACCGGAAAAAAGGAAACAAGTATACGCTGGGATTTACAAAGGCCACCCGCCAGAATGTTTGGCAGAACAACCAAACCGGCAACAAGCAAACCATTGTATATCAAACTTATTTGTTGCCATCGGTAATCGAAACAGTTCACCCGAATATGCTGACCCAGCGGGAATATTTCGTCAACAAGCCCTACAACAAGGCTTTTTGGGACTCTTTTAACTCAATGGTTCAATAA